The following nucleotide sequence is from Agromyces sp. SYSU T00194.
ACCCAGCGCTTGCGGGTGCACGGGCGCCCGGCCACGTACGGCAGCAGCACCGGCGCGATCTCGGCGTAGTAGCCGATCACGTCGCCCTTGGTCGTGCCCGCCTCGGGGTACATGACCTTGTCGAGGCTCGTGATGCGCAGGCGGCGTCCGCCCACCTGCACGACCTGCTCCCCCGACCCCGGCATGCCCCCATCCTGCCGCGCGAGGGCTGGCCGTGGCATCCGTTCGGGTGTTCACTAAGGGGTATGCGTTCCATCTGGAAGGGCGCGCTGACCTTCGGGCTCGTCAACGTGCCGGTGAAGTTGTACAGCGCCACCGAAGACCACGACGTGTCGCTGCACCAGGTGCACGAGGCCGACGGCGGGCGGATCCGCTACGAGCGGCGCTGCGAGGTGTGCGGCAAGGTCGTGAAGTACCAGGACATCGACAAGGCGTACGACGACGGCGAGCACACCGTCATCCTCACCAAGGACGACTTCGACGCGCTGCCCGCCGAGCGCAGTCGCGAGATCGAGGTCGTCGAGTTCGTGCCGAACGATCAGATCGACCCGCTCATGTTCGAGCGCAGCTACTACCTCGAGCCCGACTCGAAGTCGCCCAAGGCGTACGTGCTGCTGCGACGCACGCTCGAGTCGACCGACCGCACCGCGATCGTGCGCTTCGCCCTGCGGCAGAAGACGCGGCTGGCCGCCCTGCGCGTGCGCGACGACGTGCTCGTGCTGCAGACGCTGCTCTGGGCCGACGAGGTGCGCGAGGCGAAGTTCGGTTCGATCGACGAGGAGGTGAAGATCTCGCAGAAGGAGCTCGACCTCTCGAACAGCCTCGTCGAGAGCTTCGCCGACGACTTCCACCCCGAGAACTTCGAGGACGAGTACCAGGTCGAGCTGCGCAAGCTCATCGACGCGAAGATCGAGCAGGGCGAGGCGATCGACACCGCCGCGACCTTCGGCGAGCGCGAGGAGGGTGAGCCAGGCGGCGAGGTCATCGACCTCATGGAAGCGCTGCGGCGCAGCGTCGACTCGGCGCGGGCGCGCAAGAGCGGGTAGGGATGGCGGGCGTCAGGGCCCGGAGACGACGGATGCCGCGGCGGAACGTTCCGCCGCGGCATCCGTCGTTCGTGCTCAGCGCTTGCGCGTGAACAGGCTGAAGATGAGGATGACGACGATCGAGCCGAGGATGGCGACGATCCAGGTCTGCCAGCTCCAGAACTCCTCGAGTCCGACGCCGAAGAGGACGCTGCCCAGCCAGCCGCCGAGGAGCGCGCCGACCACGCCGAGCAGCAGCGTGATGAACCATCCTCCGCCCTGCCTGCCGGGGAGGATCAGCTTGGCGATCGCGCCGGCGAGGAGGCCGAGGATGAGAAATGCGAAGAATCCCATTGGGGTGCCCTTCTTTCATTCAGGTAGTGCTCAGCAAACCACCACCGAGCGTGCGGGGGAAGCCCTTGCCCCGGGTGTGCTCCGACTGGTAACCGGCCGGCCATGATCGGTCGGACGACCGATGCCGGGGCGGATCGGTCGCCGTAGCGTTCGGCGCATGCGCACCGCACCACCCGCCACCGCCGTCCATTCGTCCACCCGCCGCACCCCGGGCCGACGCACCGCCGTCGCCGGCGCGACGCTCGTCGCGCTCGTCGCGGTGCTCGTCACCGGCACCGCCGTCGCCGCCGACGAGACGCCGGAGTCGTTCCACGCCTGCATCGACGACAAGGGGCGACTCAGTGACGTGACCTTCGGGGGTGAGCCGGCCGAGTGCGGGCCGAAGGCCGCTCCGGTGTCGTGGAGCGCGGGCGGCGAGACCGGGCCGCAGGGGCCGCAGGGCGAACCCGGCCCGCAGGGCGAACCCGGCCCGACGGGCGACACT
It contains:
- a CDS encoding GlsB/YeaQ/YmgE family stress response membrane protein: MGFFAFLILGLLAGAIAKLILPGRQGGGWFITLLLGVVGALLGGWLGSVLFGVGLEEFWSWQTWIVAILGSIVVILIFSLFTRKR
- a CDS encoding Ku protein gives rise to the protein MRSIWKGALTFGLVNVPVKLYSATEDHDVSLHQVHEADGGRIRYERRCEVCGKVVKYQDIDKAYDDGEHTVILTKDDFDALPAERSREIEVVEFVPNDQIDPLMFERSYYLEPDSKSPKAYVLLRRTLESTDRTAIVRFALRQKTRLAALRVRDDVLVLQTLLWADEVREAKFGSIDEEVKISQKELDLSNSLVESFADDFHPENFEDEYQVELRKLIDAKIEQGEAIDTAATFGEREEGEPGGEVIDLMEALRRSVDSARARKSG